Within the Plectropomus leopardus isolate mb chromosome 15, YSFRI_Pleo_2.0, whole genome shotgun sequence genome, the region ttaCTAATAAAGGCAACTCAAATGAGTCTTTTATACTCATAACTGTCTTCCCCAAAGTCTGAAGAAATAGgacacagcagactgtgacagaTGTATTTAACAATTTACAACATgcagaataaagtaaaaagtattttaaaaataagcactatatatatttttattaaatcacaATCTTCCAAAATAAGTCAAACTTGCATTCTTTTCACTTTTGTCATCTAGAGAACGAACCAGTCTTTTCCCCTGCCACTCATATGTTTGTTGGAAGTTTGGAGTTTTTCCACCAACGCAAACAGCTGTTTCACTGTGTTCATGAGAGCTGACGCTTCAGATACAAAGACTTCCTTTCATGTCATGAAATGACTGAAGTTTTTTGAAGAAACAGGCTGTGACACATTGAGATAAGGTGTGAGTGAGTTCTGTTGCAACTGAAGTTAAGTGACAGTCCAGCTTTAGACTTGAACTGTGCCATTGTAGTCCTTACTCTTAAAACCATTAGAATAATGGTTTTTAAGAACTAGGACGATAACAATTCAGAGACCATCTTTATCATTAATAAATAGATGTTATGTATATGTTCTCGTGTTTGTTCTGAAAGGAACACTTCAACcacaaacaatcatttttatatcattaatTCATGTTGAATTCGGCCCCATGGTGAAAGAAAgatacaaaattgaaaaaaagcaaaagcagagtTCAGATTCatgtaattttattaaattgtaaggttttagcaaacatgtatgtttttggacataacTGCGACTTGGATTATGTTGCACAAGTTGTGGGAGAGTttataaatggatgttttgatgaagttttgctgttgttggaTATGGCCGGGGGAATGCAAATGAAATAAGTCAGGAATTCAATGTAACATGGGGTGGGTAACTGATATGAAAAAGATAAATTCTGGGGGGTGAAGTGCTCCTTTAAGTCTTATGGTACCATTGCTCTACTGACTGCTCTggtgcaaccttttttttttttcttttttttttaagattatctttttattcatttattccatAGTACAGGTTGAACTTgaaagggggggaggggggactGGTGCAGCTTTTAACATAgattttaatgttaataaattaacaacatcatactttttaaaagttgttcTCCCTCTGCTGTTACTCAGCCTGTCCACTTCACTAAAAGCACACAACACTCCAGCCACATTGAGCAATCAGGAAAAGAGGAACCATTGCTTTTCCAGAAATAGACTGTAGTCTGACTCAGGTCAGCTGTTGTGATGTATCAGTGATAACTAAATCATGCACTCATTGTTATTCATACTCCAGCTGAGTTGGGTTTAAACAGTGGGCCAACAAGTTTTTGTGAATGTAAAACTACAATATATATGATGACAGAAGTATGGTTTCTTTCTGCTGACATTCAAAAAAGGCTAATCACCGTaccgatttttttttaaataaaaggaaCACAAGTCTGGTCAAGTAAATCCCTAAATCAtaggcacagaaaaaaagtgtgatttGAAGGTGGCTTAATTTCTGTCTGTGCCTCACTGTTTCTTCTAACCAGCTGCCATGTTTAGATTTAAAGTTATACATTTTACTACAGTGACACATCCACAacttgcatttgcatttgcGTCAAAACTGTCAAGTTGCCTTTTGAGAACATTATTACTAACAGTATAAAGCCGAGCAGTAGCTTTAACTAATAATACCACATTGAAGAGGAAGTTGGTTGACCACGCATCATTGTAACACACCCAGCAGTTTAACTtcctgcttgtgtgtgtctgtgtctgtgtgtgtgtgtgtgtttgtggttttaacagagtgacagagagagagagagagagtaggtTGTAGGTGGAGTGAGTGGGAAACGTTTGAAACCATcacaaaaaagtgaccaaagtTGAAGCTACCGGCAGCAAGGAACAGGGTCATGGAGCCACAACAGATCAGAGAGGGATACTTGGTGAAAAAGGTAAGAATAACAAGAAAATACTATTTACTTCCTCACATTACACTTGTAGTGCTGgagtgtggttgtttttttacaagcaCTTCAGACAAAATAATAGAAGTAAAAACTTCGGCAATGTTATGATCGGTTCTGTATCAGTAGGCGTTTGGCTTTGTGACAACACACTTTGTACCTTTTGGCACGCAATATGTAAGCAAAACAAGAGTGCAAATTGacatgtacattaaaaaaaaataacttcaaagtAATTATATTGGGATAAAAAGTGTGTGTCAAAGAATACATACAGAATAGAGGACTAACAAGAGGTTTGACTGGTTCTGTTAACTTCTTGAACCAAATGGTAATGAGTACTAATGTGGCAAGACACGCAGTCACATTTAGTGGAAGTTTAAGGTTAGATGCATCTGTCAGAAACAGTGGCGagagaaaatgaacatttcgaaaaaaaagtctggaatTGACAAACAGCGCTGGTTAAGAGGAGTATTGTTCAAAGTCACTCAAAGGTTGCTGCACAGTACACAACTACACACTTCTTTTCAACAGTTGCAACAAAAACTCAAGTTCCTACTTTTGTCCAGAAGCCAGAGTAAAGCATGCAATGTGTTTTATCAGCTGTGTTTCACCATTTATCccaaatacaaaacatatttacttaTGGAGAAAAACATAAGAATGCCACGACCTGAAATTAACAGTGTCTCTTTGCAATATATCCTGTGAATAtcctcaaaaacacaacaaaactaaCTGAAACTGCTTTGATGACACATAAACATTTAGTCTGCACAAAATAATTGCAGTACATAAGTCATTTACCACGTGATAaatggaatttgtaaaaaaaaaaaaaaaaaaacccaaagcgTGGATAGAATGTGTTCGTTTCACACATCATTCTGTACTTCAACCCACGCTCATGTTTTTTCAGATCAGGCGAGGAGTGTGATTTTTTCTAAAGTTTCTTCACACCTAACACACCAAGGAACACAAACTTTACAAACATcatattaataatttcacatttgatGTTATCCATCAGACATGAATatattattctgtattttcttttcattctatCCTGTATTGTGAAACACTTAATAAACTCTGGTTCGATGTGCAAAACAGTCTTAATCGatcatctttttcttgtttgatgATTATTAAGACATTATAACCTGTGTCTTATCATATGAATAATGTGAAGACACTGAAGGCACCACACATAGCCACATTGGTGCACAATGGTCATGCCAAGAGATGGCGAAGGCATTATCAGGGTCCTTCTCTTTCTCACGGACAGATGGGTAGAacagaaaatatgcaaacaGTCGGTTaatggtgtgtctgtgtgtcctgacATAACATCCTGTCAATGAAAATGCAATCAGAGGCAAAAAGTGGGTCAAATAAAAAACCTTTATCTACAATCAGAAGTTAAGATTTTTGTACAATAAAAGAcggacaaacacaaaataccTCTTCAGTTGTGTATTTCAAGTctatagattaaaaaacaaacaaaacaaaagtattgtCATGAGCTCAGTATTTGATTTAATCCCACATACACCATCCTGCTGCTATAAACCATCAACTGTATTTagaaagatggatgacatgacaacTCCTCAGGGATGCCAAAACATCTCGATTTGCCCCCTGATGGCTGGTTGCAGTAAAGGTCATACATCCCACCCCTCGAAGTTAGCGCATCATgtgccaaactaaaaactcaaagtacacatcaaaatcatttttcccaaagatggtttccgtcaaggtagttcttatcacacTGATGTGAGTTCAAGTTTTAGATTTTCTGATCAGTTTGTATATTCAAtgttttggcgatttttttaagttggtttGACATCATCATATGTGCCAATGTGCCAACAGCCGACCTACATGTTCGCATTCACTGACGCTGCTCATGAATGTCTGCACGGATATGTTGGCGGGAGTTTGACTAGAGATCACTACTGATCATATTCAGacatcaccagcacaagatggcagcagccaaAATATTTAGAGACATTAAAAATCAATAGTGGTTTGACTCTTGCAATGAAATTTGTTAAGAGTAAGAAAAGTCCTGTGTTGACTCCTGTGGGAGTGGATATGTTTATATACAATTCAGTGACATACACATATAAATTTAGAGTGTCAGTACTAAAACTATACAAACTGTATTAAAGAAAGTACAGTCTGCAGTCCAAATGGCTGTTTTCTGCTCACACACTGCAGGACATGAAGGACACAATGGAGAACTACAGCTGCTCAGAGGGCAAAGGCTGATATTCCGACTCTATGTTGTtacatgtgtttgttgttttatttatcccTGCATGGTTGAGTCTGAGGAGTACGCCCACAGCTTTCTTGCAATGCTTGCAGGCATGTGTTTCACAGCAGATATATTTTGGGATGACTTTGTTTCTTACATAACTTATGtaactttaaatgtaataatttctcCAAAGCATGCCCTGCTGGGAAAAAGTCGCACTGCTTAAACAGCTTGCTTCTCTTCCCTGAGGAAGTGAAGTAAACGGAGGATAATGCAGGCTTAACGGAGcatgagagtttgtaaaatgGAACACATATATAAGatatataaacacaaactaaaatttTTCAAGAAAGGGCTCGGCAAAGCAGGTAATTTCTTTTCCTTGTACCCATTAACAGAACTCCTAACTATAGattcatttctgcattttcatggGTTAGCACAGTGCATTATGAAATAAGACCAGCCTTCTTTCGTTTCTTATGCCTGTTGGATAACCTTTCACTTCATGTTATAAAACCCTGtctttgaaatgaaacacaaagcAAATGCACATTTACAAAAGGGAAATTCCTGTCAAACTAAATATTCATTTggtatttttaatgttacacaATCAGGCCAAAAAGTTCCAGTGTTAAAACAGGTACATCTGAaatattcaaacacattttctgtaacAACTAGATCCTTGATCCAATACTTTAACTCAAGGCCGCCTGTTGTCAACTCTCATTGATCCTCAGGGCACAGTGCTAAACTCCTGGAAGGCAGTGTGGGTAGTGCTGTCAGAAGATGGGGTGGAATTCTATAAGAAGAAAACCGATCAGTCTCCGAAAGGAATGATCCCACTAAAGGGAGCCAAGCTCATCAATCCTTGCCAGGATTTTGGCAAGAGGACAGTAAGTAAATGTCAAAGATAGCTGatgaaaaatctgaactataTCACTGAAGGCTTAGATACgcaaattacatttctgaatAATTTCAGACAGCTAATTAAGTATTTTCTTCTAAATGAGTTGCTGTATATGTTATATCTGAAGCAACATCTAAAGAGAGAACAGAAAATGTAACAGCGTGACTGACTAATAATGTTCCATTTAGCTGGTTTTCAAGATTACAACAGACAAGAAGCAGGATCACTTTTTCCAAGCCTCGCacgtggaggagagagagatttgGGTCAAGGACATCAAGAGAGCCATCACCTGCCTAGACGGGGGAAGAAAGTTTGCCAGGAAGTCCACAAGACGCTCCATTCGGCTGCCTGAGACAGTCAACCTGGCGTATGTGGTAGAAATAAATTGAAAAGGACAATACactgatgaaaaaacatttctaagaaTTGACCTAACTAGGTTAGTTGTGTCCCTCTTAGTTGCTGTTGTCGAGCTGTCAAGCTTTCCGTTCTTGCACTGCATATATTAATAATGGCAGATCAGTCAAAATTTTTGAAACAATGGGCACTTTGGTTTGAACAGAGGCAGACAAAAGCAGGCATAACCTGGTTTGGATTTGTTTATTCTAAAAAATCATACACAGACAAAAGACTGAAGTTAGATGCTGGTAGTGTTTCAAAAGGTATGTTTCACTTATAAAGTTTTAGATAAGGATATGCTTCTTGGCCTTGGACTGTTGTCAGCGTTACTAAACCAGTTAGCTGgactttgtgttattgtgcagAGTCTTTGTTTGCCACTGTTTGCAGTGAATCCTTACGCACATGTGGAGAAGCAAGTTGCATTTCCATCTAAcagtttttgtgtatattttcaatttgcgctaaaaaaataaaaaatcttcatatattcatatattgcACACGGTAGTGGAAAATTTGATGTATCAATAAAAGGTAAATGCgacaaaatgcagcaaaaacacactcaacaaATAATGCCACCTGTGTGTATAATTAGGGCCACCTACTGCTTATCTCTATGAACCAACGTCCAATATTGATTCGATTTTCTGAAAGTTTCGTTAGAATTTTGCTTTATTTGGATGGGCACGCAACTATTGTGAGGTGTAACAGGATTGTCATGCCTCTGTGTACTTCTCAAGCTACGGTTAGACAATTACAACTGAGGGCAGGGATTTAGTGAAAAGACTTAGCTTATAGAATGATAGTATGGCAAGACATGTTGACGCtgtcttcattttgttttcttagtGAACTGTATGCCCAGATGAAAGACCAAGATGACGGAGTAAAAGAGTTAAAACTGGAGCAGGAGAATCGAGTCTTCAACCACTGCTTCACCGGTACTGTTCTTTTTATAAGAGTTTTTATTCAAGTTACAgacgttttcttttttctttacattttaatgttgctGCCTCGTTTTTGCGCCTCCCTTATTTTTGCACAGGTGCAACAGTGGTCGAGTGGTTGATCTCAGTGGGGAAAGCCAGAAATAGGCCTGAGGCCCTCATGTTAGCAACAGGGCTCCTGAATGAGGGTTTTATCCAGCCTGCAGGTGACATGTCGAAAGAAGGAGCTGAGAGTGCAGAGCAAACAGCCTTCTTAGATCATACAGTTGCACTTTATTACTTtgtaagtttgaaaaaaaaagccaattgaACATTCAATAAGGTTGGGGATGATGAAGCATGatttatgtgtgtctgtattgtgtgtgtatgtggctgTGCCTTGTTGCAGGCAGACAGTGGGTTTTTCTGTGAAGGCTACTCCAGTGATGAAGATGTGCTTGTGAAGGAAGAGTTCAGaggaaacatcataaaacaagGCTGTTTACTGAAACAGGTGGATCAGAAAACAAGCACAAGtttcacagtgtttttgtttcactgcATGCTTTTACACTGATAATATAAACAGTGTTGATGACATTAGTTTATCTTGATCAGAGGACAAATTCAGTGTTGGCTAATTATAATACATCACACTTCTGCTTTTGCACACATGATAACGGATGCATACAGGATAAATATAACGTGTGGCTGAAAGTGGGAAAATTTTTAGTTATTGCAATCATGCTCAGCAAATCAAATAAACAGGTGTGTGTTATTTTATCACAGGGACATAAGAGAAAAAACTGGAAGGTACGAAAGTTCATTCTGAGAGATGACCCTGCTtatatgcattattatgatCCCACAAAGGTAAATATACAGTCTCGTACACGctgaaaaaatatcaagaacatgagttttttttttttactcatacAATCTTTTTCATGTCTACTTTCTGCCTTCTTTCATCTCTTTTCATTGTGTCAGGGTGATGACCCTCTGGGCTCGATCCATCTGCGTGGGTCTGTGGTTACAGCTGTGGAATTTGTGCCTGACGGTGAGTGGGACCACAGTGGCAGGATAAACATGCCCTGTTGCTTCACTACTGTGACCAGGAAATATAATTGCTGTTTAGTAGTTTCTCATCCATCCCTTTTTACGCTCATATATTCCATTTCAgccaaaaaatatgacattgaTGGCAACCTCTTTGAGATCATCACCTCAGATGAGATTCACTACTTCTTCCAAGCTGCTACAGCTGAAGAAAGAAAGGACTGGATCAAAGCGATACAGGCAGTGtcaaaaagtggaaaataacaGGAGCAGTGGGGCTGCCACAGTTGAACCTATTGATTGTAAGAtaccacattttaaatgttattcatTATATTTAGCAGTGTGTCAACAGAGTATTACTGAAATATGATATGTCATTCTAGAGCAAACGTCAATCAACAGAGAAAAAGGCTTATATTACACAGTACATTTCTGCCGacaacaaatacattacatctgtacattattttgtaacacATACACTGAAATTTACATTTCCCAGCAACACTGTGGTGAAGGTGTGGCTaaatttaggcacaaaaaccagtTGGCTATGGTTAAGAAAAGGTTGTGTTTGGCTGAAATAATCTACAATTCATGGCATAAAAGGAGCTGAAAAAGCAAGAATGCGGTGATGGAAAATACCAAGGTTTGGAGCtacaaacactgctggtaaATGCAGTGATGTGTTAAAGCTATGCTCAATAAAAATTATTCCGTGACGCAAACGACACTCGCAAGTGCTACAATGTGCTGCTAAAACTACAAAGGTTCTATGATTTCAAAAAACAGGGgtggtgttgtttgttggtttcaaaACTTGGTCTGCAACTTGAAAAGTGTCTCACCTATGAGACACATCATCCAACGTCCCCTCTGCCTCCTGGTAACAAAGTCAtctcataaatatatatatatatatatatatatatatatatatatatatatatatatatatatatatatatatatatatatatatatatatatataaaaataaaagtcactcttcaaacactgatatgatacatatgaaatgtaaaatgtaaagtttcctTCTGGTGAATGGGCTCACACTATCAAACTAATAAACTAatgttataatgtttttttagtgtatgtatttctttaaagttgaatttaagaaaaaataaggtTATAAAGTACATTCTCCAGTATAACTTTTTAAATACcttataacattttttgtgtgcaagTGATATCACAATTTTACGATAAATgtcaataattataatagttAAATTAAATTGCTTGCACTTGAAATTCCAGCTCAGTAAcaacaagattaaaaaacaggTAATGTCAAGGTAATATCATAGTATTTATACAGTTAATaaccttttaatgttttggtaatAATATTGAGAGTACTTTAGTATTGTATAATAGGGCAATAAAATAAGAGTAATACTGGGAAGACcatattgataaaaaaacaataacaaattaaaaaatgtatcagtaAGAAACTTGGTAAAAACAGGTTACAATAGTTAATCTGTTAACAATAATCTTGGTATTTAAGGCTAAAGGTCCAGCAAAAATGGGTTAATATCATGTGATGTAAAATCATATTAGAGATGGAGTGGGTAATGTGGTtcattgtaataataataataaaagtactacaaataataataccaacactaatttgttaatttgtttccCCATTGTCATCTTGACATATGcattactgaaatatttttgtggCTGCCACAATTTCCACATTGTGTAATTATGACGTTGTTGCACAAGTACTTCCCAGCTGTACTCAAGCAATTACCCCATATTATATGAGAGCAAGCGTTATATTGTTTTCATGGCCCTAAGATGGTTCATTCTAGAAATTTTGCAGCTGTTACATCATTTACCTTCCAAAACTCAAAAGCTGAAATACTCTGAATATAAAAGGTTTCACAACAGTAAAGAGTGCTAACAAGAAAATATGTGCTCTGTGTTTTTGGTTCGAGCCTTACTATTCTGCCCACTGTGGTTTATCTGATTTCCTCCTTGTTCTCTGTTTTTCAATAGTTTGAGATAGTTTGAGCTATCATACAGGCACACTCAGTTCCTGAGTGTGAACTAAGTCTGAATCATATGCCGCTGTCACACTTCAGTGCCACTATAAGCCACTTTAAGTGTGGCTTATAGGTCTGCCCTGCATCTGTGAGAGAATTTATCAGTGGCAAAAATGACTGCCTTGAGTTGTATTATGactacatggaaaaaaacagccttcAGTTAAGAAGCTACTTAGAGTGATGACAATTGAAAAGAAGATGATTAAAGGATGAAGTCAAGTTTGTGACAACTTGGTGCTTATTTTTGTAATCTTGACCCCTTTTGCATGTCAATTCTTTCACTGGTATTAATATGATactatgatattattattaaaacatgtGTGTGCAGATTTTAAATAAACCCGCAGGACAGCCAAACATAAGAGAAAACAATGCCAAGTGGTGCAGTCTTTTCCTAAATTATCACAGTTTACAGATAAACCCTTTTGTTCAACTTTCACTTGGTGTACTTGCTGTAGTTGTATTGCTGTAGTCGTAGTTGTTTTCCAGTGGAATAGCCaaagttattatattaaaataaacccCTTAAAGGGAGGCTATCATCTTGTTTAGGGACATTTTGTTGCCTTCTAGCTACTTGCTGTTTTCCTTCAACAAGGCATAATGAATCACTTTGGCAACATTGTCCATTTTCTGTGGTGATTCACCCACTCATTGCTCAGacagcagttttattttctctctgctcacTCTTGAGCAGCCCAGGCGTCACATGTAACACTGTGAGCTCGAAGGCAGAAGAAAGGAATGTAAATCTCAAGTAGCAATATATATACTAAACTTATGATtgattgtaaaatgtaaaatgactaACTGAttgaattataattattgtttgaTTGAACTATAACAATTGCATCTGAgtgtttaaacatatttaactaATGTCTCTGGTCTGCGTCtttataatcttttttaatgttttgtactGTTAAAACGGTAAGCATATCATAGTTTGggtacatttcttttttcagtttttattattacttataaaaaagaccaaaatgaaGATCAGTCAAATAATGtgacaatgataaaaaaattattcttttttttttttttttttttttttagaaatcataCGTGCCTGCATACGTGTTTCACTGTTTTAACACAGGGGGGCACTGTATATCAATCTAACCTTCCTGTGAGTCATTGCAAAGTGGGATCCTTCCATTTAATTATTATCACTCACTTTACTTTTCCTCGAAAAGATGGTGAAAAGTTGATCCACACGCTGTGGTCAGTCACCCACATTTAGCATCAGGGCTTGGTGTACATGTTCTCCTCCTGATTAACGAGAATAATTTCATGTTTCTATGAATTCTATTTGAAAGATGGTGTAATGACACTGTGGCAGATACAGAAAGTACAATCAGACCATTATAGAAATTATTATCAGAATACtaaagttacaggactgtaaattACAGGACATTTAAATGGCCAAATTATTGTTCTATTACATTTGGGGGAAATGTAATATAACAGTCATCAGACCTGGTTAATGCATGTGTCTCTGTAAAAGCTGTGTTAATACACACTGTTGCAATACATGTGCTAAGCACAGTAATTGACTTTTAATTTGTTGCTGTGCTTTCCACAGAAAAACAGTGAGTCAGATCCAGTAAAGAGTTGAGCACGgattggaaaaacaacaacaaaaaccaatGTTAAATAGTGTAACCCCTGTTCAAAACCATGTGGGATGGGAACAGGTGTGTGGGCAACtgggaaaataattaaataattcagtAGAGACGTCATCAGAGAATGGTCACCAGCAGCGGTGGTAGCAGATCAAAGCAGAAGACACAGGAGCTGTTTCAATGCTGTGTAAAACACTGATCCTGGAAATGTAAAAAGCATCCCACATATGCTACACCAACATCCTGTGAGCACAGATGAAAGAGACAGAACTTCTCTTCTGATGTACAGACGCCAAAGATCAACAACAGatactgaaacaaataaaaaaagtgattgtaTCTCTTTTATGTAAAGAAGAACACAGTGCTCTTAATTTTTTATCAGATATGGGCTTCGCGCCTATTGCAGTTGAAGTTGATGAAACTTAAATGAAGATACAAGACAGCTGGATCCATCTGAAGTACAAATGTActgaataaagtgtgtgtttgtttgtgtgtgtctttaacaAATTGATATAATGGATTTCTAAAGCCCCTGTTTCTAGAAAGTATGAAAAGATAGAGGAAGACAGACCAGAGTCTGTGAAAATTGTAGAAATAAACGGACAGACACAGATAGGAAAACAATCTTTTCTCACATCATGCtcgcatctctccctctctcttcccctatCTCTTTCGCTTTCctttttgacattattgtaaTTCAACTGTTATTTACTGTCTCTTtaccactcttcctgaggtttcttccatttcttCCCCCcgtttcaggggttctttttggggaggtTTTCCTAAAGCagtgtgagggtctaagggcagagggatgtcgtatgctgtaaagccctctgaggcaagcCATGGTtcgtgataatgggctttataaataaattgactCGACTTGACTTGATTTATGTGGATCCATTCAAAATAgcttttatctctctcttttgGCACTCCAAACATTATGCCAATACTACACATCTAAAAATTAGAGAGgaacaaatttaaatgtatagTTGGAAAAAACTAGCTTGagattttcacaaatatttaccAAAGTTGGCCATGTTGCTTACTcccatgtttgtgttgttaccatttttaattttaatgtagcTGACTTCATAACACAAATGTCGTTGACATGCTTCTCTGTTTTCGCTTCCAGCCATCTACACAAGTCTAAAATGGCAATTTGTCTCGATGCAGTATTGACTTATGTATCCTGAGCTTTGCTAAGCAGTCAGGCAGCATTTATTGTATAACTCTCGATAATCTTTCTGTACCATATTAATTTAGTCTTTTGACAGCAGAAGCAGTGAGATGTGCAGAAGACAACACTTCTTCAGAAACGTCAAATAAGTGACCACACAGTCGAAGTCTCACCCTGCTGACACAAAGCACAATTGccagtctttttttcccccaaaactgTCCATCCATAAAGCCACAGAACTTATTGGAAGAGGAACTGCACAGTTTTGATATTTTCCAACTGCCATTAAACTAAACTGGTCGAAACAGACcacttttcaaatttcaaagtAACATAGAAAATACTCTGAGAGGTCTTGTGTGGATGGACCCGTTTGGTAAATGAGCAGCATTTTCAAGTACATCTGCATTCACATGGAGACGGCATCAGTAGCACCAAGCAGCTTCTGACTCATTCCTGGGTTTGGCCAAACTGTTATTTGAGAGCCCTTTTCTGACCAGCATGAAAGTTTTCCTCACCTTCGACTGGCGACTCCCCTAGAAGAATCTTTTATACGACTCTGCTCTCAAATAACATGGTTTTTCAGATTAGATCT harbors:
- the plek gene encoding pleckstrin; the encoded protein is MEPQQIREGYLVKKGTVLNSWKAVWVVLSEDGVEFYKKKTDQSPKGMIPLKGAKLINPCQDFGKRTLVFKITTDKKQDHFFQASHVEEREIWVKDIKRAITCLDGGRKFARKSTRRSIRLPETVNLAELYAQMKDQDDGVKELKLEQENRVFNHCFTGATVVEWLISVGKARNRPEALMLATGLLNEGFIQPAGDMSKEGAESAEQTAFLDHTVALYYFADSGFFCEGYSSDEDVLVKEEFRGNIIKQGCLLKQGHKRKNWKVRKFILRDDPAYMHYYDPTKGDDPLGSIHLRGSVVTAVEFVPDAKKYDIDGNLFEIITSDEIHYFFQAATAEERKDWIKAIQAVSKSGK